A stretch of the Sphingobacterium thalpophilum genome encodes the following:
- a CDS encoding DUF1801 domain-containing protein — MKAVGNTVEEILANVPKDHSEAFNKLHNTIMQNLPEGFIAAISYGGLGYVVPHSLYPAGYHCKPAEPLPFAGIASQKNSINLYHMGIYSDPALLEWFVSEYPKHSSKKLDMGKSCIRFKKPEDIPFDLIGELMKKMSALEWISLYESKLKK, encoded by the coding sequence ATGAAAGCCGTCGGAAATACCGTTGAAGAAATCCTGGCAAATGTGCCAAAAGACCATTCAGAAGCCTTTAATAAACTGCACAATACCATCATGCAAAACCTGCCCGAAGGTTTTATTGCTGCAATCAGTTATGGCGGTCTGGGATATGTTGTCCCGCACAGCCTTTATCCCGCAGGCTACCATTGCAAACCGGCTGAGCCACTTCCCTTTGCTGGTATCGCTTCGCAGAAAAACTCCATCAACCTTTACCATATGGGCATCTATTCCGATCCTGCATTATTGGAATGGTTTGTTTCGGAATATCCTAAACACAGCAGCAAGAAGCTGGATATGGGTAAAAGCTGTATCCGGTTTAAAAAGCCGGAAGATATCCCGTTCGACCTCATTGGCGAACTGATGAAAAAAATGAGCGCATTAGAGTGGATTTCACTGTATGAGAGTAAACTAAAAAAATAA